In a genomic window of Streptomyces katrae:
- a CDS encoding uracil-xanthine permease family protein — MSSPRTLPHPVDQSRPLSRILLFGVQHVLVMAATPVSAIFLMSATLHLGPRLTVNLLSAAFVLSGVGSLIQSLGPWKFGPRLPFVMLPGGAPLILFLAIADEHGVRTATGAVIISAVFTFLVLPVFSRLLKYFPTLVIGTMIVIVGVNLVKVGALLVTGRPGQPGFADPANLALGLATIGFTVALYWLFSGVLRQLAVMLGLIAGSVLAFALGRIDFGGVTEGGILSAPQLMPFGTPEFHLVAALPLMLYALASMAEATGQTVINAETVGKEIDARTAVPRTVRGDALVSVLAGFLGLPLMVTSGENIGIVRVTGVRSRFVTAAAGVVLIAIGFLAPVIRAISVIPSAVVGGTAMVVFAVITVLGVQMLGKAQLDRHSHAFICAVAIALGLLPILVPGVYAGLPSGARILLESGVAVGAFTAALLNVLFHHVRPRLSRGAAGPALAPADAGAPAPLPHV, encoded by the coding sequence GTGTCCAGTCCCCGCACACTCCCCCACCCCGTGGACCAGTCCCGCCCGCTGAGCCGGATCCTCCTGTTCGGCGTCCAGCACGTCCTCGTCATGGCGGCGACCCCCGTCTCGGCGATCTTCCTGATGAGCGCGACCCTGCACCTCGGCCCCCGGCTCACCGTGAACCTCCTCTCGGCGGCCTTCGTGCTGTCCGGGGTCGGCTCCCTGATCCAGTCGCTGGGGCCCTGGAAGTTCGGGCCCCGGCTGCCGTTCGTCATGCTGCCGGGCGGGGCCCCGCTGATCCTCTTCCTGGCCATCGCCGACGAGCACGGGGTGCGCACCGCCACCGGGGCGGTGATCATCAGCGCGGTCTTCACCTTCCTCGTACTGCCGGTCTTCTCCCGCCTGCTGAAGTACTTCCCCACCCTGGTCATCGGCACGATGATCGTCATCGTCGGGGTGAACCTGGTGAAGGTCGGTGCGCTCCTCGTCACCGGGCGTCCCGGCCAGCCGGGCTTCGCCGACCCCGCGAACCTGGCCCTGGGCCTGGCCACGATCGGCTTCACCGTGGCCCTCTACTGGCTGTTCAGCGGTGTCCTGCGGCAACTCGCCGTGATGCTGGGCCTGATCGCCGGCAGCGTGCTGGCGTTCGCCCTCGGACGGATCGACTTCGGCGGGGTCACCGAGGGCGGGATCCTGAGCGCTCCGCAGCTGATGCCGTTCGGCACGCCCGAGTTCCACCTGGTCGCCGCGCTGCCGCTGATGCTGTACGCCCTCGCCTCCATGGCCGAGGCCACCGGGCAGACCGTGATCAACGCGGAGACCGTCGGCAAGGAGATCGACGCGCGCACCGCCGTACCGCGCACCGTCCGCGGGGACGCCCTGGTGTCCGTCCTGGCCGGCTTCCTCGGGCTGCCGCTGATGGTGACCAGCGGCGAGAACATCGGCATCGTCCGGGTCACCGGGGTGCGCAGCCGGTTCGTCACCGCGGCCGCCGGCGTGGTCCTCATCGCCATCGGCTTCCTGGCGCCCGTCATCCGCGCCATCAGCGTCATCCCGTCCGCCGTCGTCGGCGGCACGGCCATGGTGGTCTTCGCCGTCATCACCGTGCTCGGCGTGCAGATGCTCGGGAAGGCCCAACTGGACCGGCACTCGCACGCGTTCATCTGCGCCGTCGCCATCGCGCTGGGCCTGCTGCCGATCCTGGTCCCCGGCGTCTACGCGGGCCTGCCCTCCGGCGCCCGGATCCTGCTCGAAAGCGGCGTGGCCGTAGGCGCGTTCACCGCCGCGCTCCTCAACGTCCTGTTCCACCACGTACGGCCCCGGCTCTCCCGCGGCGCCGCCGGCCCCGCCCTCGCTCCCGCCGACGCGGGCGCCCCCGCTCCCCTGCCCCATGTGTGA
- a CDS encoding amidohydrolase family protein: protein MRHHTTAGPLPDLRRPADGPRLLVPDLVLTPEGLREGYAAVVDGGAFQAVGPAAVLEREHPRLTPVRLPGHLLMPGFVDAHHHLTQSFGAALAFGEPSEIFRRVWVPLEGALDEESAYTAAKLSALESLRGGFTTVAEAGTRAPVDVGVVAAAAGDAGIRCVLGLVCNDVPDPAGAGGTEDTASVLAAAEKHLARYEGAELVHPSLAVPVPEAATERTLRHTARLAAEAGAVVQIHVNEHLAAVERSLVRHGLRPLEYLREAGALGPQLLAAHATLVTPSELTLLADAGAAVSYNPVASAWKGNAVAPATAMAERGIRFGLGTDGTRGDALRLVEAAEFAQRLAYGLATGDSSCGAGWTWLDRGGPGGADALGLGALTGRIAAGAAADFLLVDVGGPEMRISRDLPWELVRRGNRDQITAVFVAGRLRMWRGRAVGWDDLAFLDRAAELADEVVARAGVTRAHPTSAAARAGSAVR from the coding sequence ATGAGACACCACACCACCGCCGGCCCCCTCCCCGACCTCCGCCGGCCGGCCGACGGTCCCCGGCTCCTGGTCCCGGACCTCGTGCTCACCCCCGAGGGCCTGCGGGAGGGCTACGCGGCCGTCGTCGACGGCGGCGCCTTCCAGGCCGTCGGGCCGGCCGCCGTGCTGGAGCGCGAGCACCCCCGGCTGACGCCGGTCCGGCTGCCCGGGCACCTGCTGATGCCGGGGTTCGTCGACGCGCACCACCACCTGACGCAGAGCTTCGGCGCGGCCCTGGCCTTCGGCGAGCCCTCCGAGATCTTCCGCCGCGTCTGGGTCCCCCTCGAGGGAGCCCTGGACGAGGAATCCGCCTACACGGCCGCCAAGCTGTCGGCGCTGGAATCCCTGCGGGGCGGGTTCACCACCGTCGCCGAGGCCGGCACCCGGGCCCCGGTGGACGTCGGTGTCGTGGCCGCGGCCGCGGGCGACGCGGGAATCCGCTGCGTCCTCGGGCTCGTCTGCAACGACGTCCCCGATCCCGCGGGGGCCGGGGGGACGGAGGACACCGCCTCCGTCCTGGCCGCCGCCGAGAAGCACCTCGCCCGGTACGAGGGCGCGGAGCTGGTCCACCCGTCGCTGGCGGTCCCGGTCCCGGAGGCCGCCACGGAGCGGACCCTGCGGCACACCGCCCGGCTCGCCGCCGAAGCGGGCGCCGTGGTCCAGATCCACGTCAACGAGCACCTCGCCGCCGTGGAACGCTCCCTGGTCCGGCACGGGCTGCGCCCGCTGGAGTACCTGCGGGAAGCCGGCGCGCTGGGGCCGCAGTTGCTCGCGGCCCACGCCACGCTGGTCACCCCGTCCGAGCTCACCCTGCTCGCCGACGCGGGCGCCGCCGTGAGCTACAACCCGGTCGCCAGCGCGTGGAAGGGCAACGCCGTGGCCCCGGCCACCGCCATGGCCGAACGCGGGATCCGCTTCGGCCTGGGCACGGACGGCACCCGCGGCGACGCGCTGCGCCTCGTGGAGGCCGCCGAGTTCGCCCAGCGCCTCGCCTACGGCCTGGCCACCGGGGACTCCTCCTGCGGGGCGGGCTGGACCTGGCTGGACCGCGGCGGCCCGGGCGGCGCGGACGCCCTCGGCCTCGGGGCGCTCACCGGCCGGATCGCCGCCGGGGCGGCCGCCGACTTCCTGCTGGTCGACGTCGGCGGCCCGGAGATGCGGATCTCCCGGGACCTGCCCTGGGAGCTGGTCCGGCGCGGGAACCGCGACCAGATCACCGCCGTGTTCGTCGCCGGCCGGCTGCGGATGTGGCGGGGCCGGGCCGTCGGCTGGGACGACCTCGCGTTCCTCGACCGGGCGGCGGAGCTGGCCGACGAGGTGGTCGCACGGGCCGGCGTGACCCGGGCGCACCCGACCTCCGCGGCCGCACGGGCCGGGAGCGCCGTCCGGTGA
- a CDS encoding sulfite exporter TauE/SafE family protein, with the protein MSAATLLVLALVVAVAAFVQGTSGLGFALVVAPVAGLLDPSLLPVFVLASMIPLNLYVVWRERHSLDLRGAGWISAARLAATPGGLLLLWAVPGQRLGVVVGVATVLAAAVSLAAPAFVPGRAAYLGAGVVTGLTETATGVGGPPLALVYQHRPPAELRSTVALCFLVGEVVSLVLLLATGHGTPGQLGWAAALLPALALGAWLSRLAHHRIDAARMRPLVLGFALVSGAVLILAP; encoded by the coding sequence GTGAGCGCCGCGACCTTGCTGGTCCTCGCCCTGGTCGTGGCGGTCGCCGCGTTCGTCCAGGGGACCAGCGGCCTCGGGTTCGCGCTGGTCGTCGCCCCGGTGGCCGGACTGCTCGACCCCTCGCTGCTGCCGGTGTTCGTCCTCGCGTCGATGATCCCGCTGAACCTCTACGTGGTCTGGCGCGAACGGCACTCGCTGGACCTGCGGGGCGCGGGCTGGATCTCGGCGGCGCGGCTCGCCGCGACCCCCGGCGGGCTCCTGCTGCTGTGGGCCGTGCCCGGGCAGCGGCTCGGCGTCGTCGTCGGCGTGGCGACCGTCCTGGCGGCGGCCGTCAGCCTGGCGGCGCCGGCCTTCGTGCCGGGCCGGGCCGCCTACCTGGGCGCGGGCGTGGTCACGGGACTCACCGAGACGGCGACGGGGGTGGGCGGTCCGCCGCTGGCCCTGGTCTACCAGCACCGTCCGCCCGCGGAGCTGAGGTCCACGGTCGCGCTGTGCTTCCTGGTCGGCGAGGTGGTCTCCCTCGTCCTGCTCCTGGCCACCGGCCACGGCACGCCGGGTCAACTGGGCTGGGCCGCAGCCCTGTTGCCCGCGCTGGCCCTCGGGGCGTGGCTGAGCCGGCTGGCGCACCACCGGATCGACGCCGCGCGGATGCGCCCCCTGGTCCTGGGCTTCGCGCTCGTCTCCGGTGCGGTGCTCATCCTGGCTCCGTGA
- a CDS encoding LacI family DNA-binding transcriptional regulator, whose translation MPSSASASASGLPSGSVGGARRRKPTIADVARAASVSPTTVSHALNGLGKVDPRTRERIKQTAAELGYRPNLRAQRLRNGEAKVIALASSMPFAVAAGPSRLGFYMEIAAAAAERAMVHGYALVLVPPVQSGSPLHSLDIDGAIVVEPGEDDPAVAQLRERGLPYVALGREVAGTDAPYVDLRGGAVTELLLDHLREQGARRPALLIGAGTRHSSVDARAAYERAAADRGWTPVVVTAPEEGGEQAGYDACAALLAAHPRTDAVCALVDVFAVGAVRAIRDSGRRVPEDVLVATRYDGPRARTCEPPLTAVDLHLGRAAADAVELLLSRLRGVAAGAPAAAPEPRVIARASSLRVTEPG comes from the coding sequence ATGCCAAGTTCCGCTTCCGCTTCCGCCTCCGGGCTGCCGTCCGGCTCCGTCGGAGGCGCCCGCCGGCGCAAGCCCACGATCGCCGACGTCGCCCGGGCCGCCTCCGTGTCGCCGACCACCGTCTCCCATGCCCTGAACGGACTCGGCAAGGTCGACCCCCGGACCCGCGAACGCATCAAGCAGACCGCGGCCGAGCTCGGATACCGGCCCAACCTGCGCGCGCAGCGCCTGCGCAACGGCGAGGCCAAGGTCATCGCACTCGCCTCCTCCATGCCCTTCGCGGTGGCCGCCGGACCCTCCAGGCTCGGCTTCTACATGGAGATCGCCGCCGCCGCCGCGGAACGCGCCATGGTGCACGGCTACGCGCTCGTCCTGGTCCCCCCGGTGCAGTCCGGATCCCCGCTGCACTCCCTCGACATCGACGGCGCCATCGTGGTCGAGCCCGGCGAGGACGACCCGGCCGTCGCGCAGCTGCGCGAGCGGGGCCTGCCGTACGTGGCGCTCGGCCGCGAGGTGGCCGGGACGGACGCCCCGTACGTGGACCTGCGCGGCGGCGCCGTCACCGAACTGCTGCTGGACCACCTGCGCGAGCAGGGGGCCCGCCGTCCGGCGCTGCTGATCGGCGCCGGCACCCGCCACTCCTCCGTCGACGCCCGCGCCGCCTACGAACGCGCCGCCGCCGACAGGGGCTGGACCCCCGTCGTCGTGACCGCCCCGGAGGAGGGGGGCGAACAGGCCGGGTACGACGCCTGCGCGGCCCTGCTGGCCGCCCATCCGCGGACCGACGCCGTCTGCGCCCTCGTGGACGTCTTCGCGGTCGGCGCCGTCCGCGCCATCCGCGACAGCGGCCGGCGCGTCCCCGAGGACGTACTGGTCGCCACCCGGTACGACGGGCCGCGGGCCCGCACCTGCGAACCCCCGCTCACCGCCGTCGACCTGCACCTCGGCCGGGCGGCCGCCGACGCCGTCGAACTGCTCCTGTCCCGGCTGCGCGGGGTCGCCGCCGGGGCTCCGGCGGCGGCGCCCGAGCCCCGGGTGATCGCCCGCGCCTCCTCGCTGCGGGTCACGGAGCCAGGATGA
- the infA gene encoding translation initiation factor IF-1, with product MPRTAKGIEVEGTVVECLRNATFKVQLQNGHQALAHISGKIRKNYIKILPEDRVLVELSPYDLTRGRIVYRYR from the coding sequence TTGCCGAGAACAGCCAAGGGCATCGAAGTCGAAGGCACCGTAGTCGAGTGCCTGCGCAACGCGACCTTCAAGGTGCAGCTCCAGAACGGGCACCAAGCACTCGCGCACATCAGCGGGAAGATCCGGAAGAACTACATCAAGATCCTCCCCGAGGACCGGGTGCTCGTGGAGCTGAGCCCGTACGACCTCACCCGCGGCCGGATCGTCTACCGGTACCGCTGA
- a CDS encoding GNAT family N-acetyltransferase has product MDPVIITRTAETQWEAVSDGRTVGHGDISHRPDGRLFVSVDVWQDPVFDRLATAVLADLPATPVHTLVAADDPGLKARWERLGFAVGRREREYTLPTAPGALAPPPEVVVLPGTEADPGRLRALDRAIREEVEASVGWRTMPAEVVAGPTGSLPLDPAKYAVATRGGRYAGLVRVAAVRRRARIGLIAVRAEDRRHGIGRALLAHALGSLHHRGITSAWAEVDETNTAALALFEGAGAERTGGCIELVRH; this is encoded by the coding sequence ATGGACCCAGTCATCATCACCCGCACCGCCGAAACCCAGTGGGAGGCCGTGTCGGACGGCCGGACCGTCGGCCACGGCGACATCTCGCACCGGCCCGACGGGCGGCTCTTCGTCAGCGTCGACGTGTGGCAGGACCCGGTCTTCGACCGGCTCGCCACCGCCGTGCTGGCGGACCTCCCCGCCACCCCGGTCCACACCCTCGTCGCCGCGGACGACCCCGGCCTCAAGGCGCGGTGGGAGCGCCTCGGCTTCGCCGTCGGACGCCGCGAGCGCGAATACACCCTCCCCACCGCCCCCGGGGCCCTCGCACCTCCCCCGGAGGTGGTGGTCCTGCCCGGCACCGAGGCGGACCCGGGGCGGCTGCGCGCACTGGACCGGGCGATCCGCGAGGAGGTCGAAGCCTCCGTCGGCTGGCGCACCATGCCGGCCGAGGTCGTGGCCGGGCCCACCGGCTCGCTGCCCCTGGACCCGGCGAAGTACGCTGTGGCGACGCGGGGCGGCCGGTACGCCGGGCTGGTCCGGGTGGCGGCGGTCCGCCGCCGGGCCCGGATCGGACTGATCGCCGTGCGGGCCGAGGACCGGCGCCACGGCATCGGGCGGGCCCTGCTGGCCCACGCGCTCGGGTCGCTCCACCACCGGGGCATCACCTCGGCCTGGGCCGAAGTGGACGAGACCAACACGGCCGCCCTCGCCCTCTTCGAAGGCGCGGGCGCCGAACGGACCGGCGGCTGCATCGAGTTGGTGCGCCACTGA
- the acs gene encoding acetate--CoA ligase produces the protein MSDQTLSNLSHEARRFPPPQDLAATANATDRTRLEAERDRLGFWAAQARRLEWAEPWTEVLDWSDAPFARWFTGGRLNVARNCVDRHVEAGHGDRVAFHWEGEPGDTRTITYAQLKDEVCRAANALTELGVREGDRIAIYMPMIPETAVAMLACARIGAPHTVVFGGFSSDALKGRILDCDARVVITADGGYRKGAATALKPAVDSAVADCPGVRTVVVVRRTGQDVPFTEGRDVWWHELVDRQSPQHDARPFDAEHPLYIMYTSGTTAKPKGILHTSGGYLTQVAWTHWAVFDLKPERDVFWTAADIGWVTGHSYIVYGPLANGTTSVMYEGTPDTPHQGRWWEIVEKYRVSILYCAPTAIRTFMKWGEEVPDAFDLSSLRVIGSVGEPINPEAWIWYRRAIGGDRCPVVDTWWQTETGAQMLSPLPGVSVCKPGSAMGPLPGVVADVVDDRGDPVPNGSGGYLVLTEPWPAMLRTIWGDRQRYVETYWSRFPGRYFAGDGAKKDEDGDIWLLGRVDDVMNVSGHRISTTEVESALVSHPRVAEAAVVGAADPTTGQGIVAFVILRAGAGSGDDGAGPGVAEELRAHVAREIGPIARPREILVVPELPKTRSGKIMRRLLRDVADHRALGDVTTLTDSAVMDVIKERLPAAQGRGEEE, from the coding sequence ATGAGTGACCAGACCCTTTCCAACCTGTCGCACGAGGCGCGCCGCTTCCCCCCTCCGCAGGACCTCGCCGCGACGGCCAACGCCACCGACCGGACCCGGCTGGAAGCGGAACGGGACCGGCTCGGCTTCTGGGCGGCCCAGGCGCGGCGGCTCGAGTGGGCCGAGCCCTGGACCGAGGTCCTGGACTGGTCGGACGCCCCGTTCGCGCGCTGGTTCACCGGCGGCCGCCTCAACGTCGCCCGCAACTGCGTCGACCGGCACGTCGAGGCGGGGCACGGCGACCGGGTCGCCTTCCACTGGGAGGGCGAGCCCGGCGACACCCGGACCATCACCTACGCACAGCTGAAGGACGAGGTCTGCCGGGCCGCCAACGCCCTCACCGAGCTCGGGGTCCGGGAGGGCGACCGGATCGCGATCTACATGCCGATGATCCCCGAGACGGCCGTGGCGATGCTCGCCTGCGCCCGGATCGGGGCCCCGCACACCGTCGTCTTCGGCGGCTTCTCCTCCGACGCCCTCAAAGGGCGCATCCTCGACTGCGACGCCAGGGTGGTGATCACCGCCGACGGCGGCTACCGCAAGGGCGCCGCCACCGCCCTGAAGCCCGCCGTGGACAGCGCCGTGGCCGACTGCCCCGGCGTGCGCACCGTGGTCGTCGTCCGCCGCACGGGCCAGGACGTGCCCTTCACCGAGGGGCGCGACGTGTGGTGGCACGAGCTCGTGGACCGCCAGTCCCCGCAGCACGACGCGCGGCCCTTCGACGCCGAGCACCCGCTGTACATCATGTACACCTCGGGGACCACGGCGAAGCCCAAGGGCATCCTGCACACCTCCGGCGGGTACCTGACCCAGGTCGCCTGGACGCACTGGGCGGTCTTCGACCTCAAACCCGAGCGGGACGTCTTCTGGACCGCGGCCGACATCGGCTGGGTGACGGGCCACTCCTACATCGTCTACGGGCCGCTCGCCAACGGCACCACCTCCGTCATGTACGAGGGCACCCCCGACACCCCGCACCAGGGCCGCTGGTGGGAGATCGTGGAGAAGTACCGGGTCAGCATCCTGTACTGCGCGCCGACCGCGATCCGCACCTTCATGAAGTGGGGCGAGGAGGTCCCGGACGCCTTCGACCTGAGCAGCCTGCGCGTCATCGGTTCGGTCGGCGAGCCGATCAACCCGGAGGCCTGGATCTGGTACCGGCGCGCCATCGGGGGCGACCGCTGCCCCGTGGTGGACACCTGGTGGCAGACCGAGACGGGCGCCCAGATGCTCAGCCCGCTGCCCGGGGTCAGCGTCTGCAAGCCCGGTTCGGCGATGGGCCCGCTGCCCGGCGTCGTCGCGGACGTGGTGGACGACCGCGGCGACCCGGTGCCGAACGGCTCCGGCGGCTACCTGGTGCTCACCGAGCCCTGGCCGGCGATGCTGCGGACCATCTGGGGCGACCGGCAGCGCTACGTCGAGACGTACTGGTCGCGGTTCCCGGGCCGCTACTTCGCCGGGGACGGGGCCAAGAAGGACGAGGACGGCGACATCTGGCTGCTCGGCCGCGTCGACGACGTGATGAACGTCTCCGGACACCGGATCTCCACCACGGAGGTCGAGTCGGCGCTCGTCTCGCACCCCAGGGTCGCCGAGGCGGCGGTGGTCGGCGCCGCGGACCCGACGACCGGCCAGGGCATCGTCGCCTTCGTCATCCTGCGCGCCGGTGCCGGCAGCGGCGACGACGGCGCGGGGCCCGGCGTCGCGGAGGAACTGCGCGCGCACGTGGCCCGGGAGATCGGCCCCATCGCCCGGCCCCGCGAGATCCTGGTGGTGCCCGAGCTGCCCAAGACCCGTTCCGGGAAGATCATGCGCCGGCTGCTGCGCGACGTCGCCGACCACCGCGCCCTCGGCGACGTCACCACCCTCACCGACAGCGCCGTGATGGACGTCATCAAGGAGCGGCTCCCCGCGGCGCAGGGGCGCGGGGAGGAGGAGTGA
- a CDS encoding amidohydrolase family protein — MQSIPTAPPAPTRRGLLAGLGLAAAAPLLLGGAPRPALPRQAVAPAPGGTTVLLRRASLVLTMDPALGSGPLGALENADVLMRDGAIAAVGTSLPAPYGARVVESSGKLVMPGFIDTHNHLWQAMFRGGCTDRDLFGWFRACTDPQRGLLTPDALHSFVRLAALDAVQSGVTTLVDWVDIFSYDLVESYVRALAGTGLRFTYALYPPAPDGALAAKVKRELVDPVPLGSFQIATHASRAARADNRAHWELAQDLGVMLNSHVLERPEMRADDPVGVLAGIGALGPRLLMNHAIHLTDAEIAAVAEHDVRLAHCPLSNMRLASGIMRLSDLGRRGVKVGLGLDGGTNDTSDFHALMKTAIGLQRARSTEAGVFPQVEDVLRMATLGGAEVIGLADRVGSLTPGKRADLLVIDPAALNFAPRFDWIGQIVFNGRPENIEAVFVDGRPLKLGGRLVDVDPARVVREAETAAGRLRSAA; from the coding sequence ATGCAGTCCATCCCCACCGCGCCCCCGGCCCCCACCCGCCGCGGTCTCCTCGCCGGCCTCGGGCTGGCCGCCGCCGCCCCGCTCCTCCTCGGCGGCGCCCCCCGCCCCGCACTCCCCCGGCAGGCCGTGGCGCCCGCCCCCGGCGGTACGACGGTCCTGCTCCGCCGGGCCTCCCTCGTGCTCACCATGGACCCCGCCCTCGGCAGCGGCCCCCTCGGCGCCCTCGAGAACGCCGACGTCCTGATGCGCGACGGCGCCATCGCCGCCGTCGGCACTTCGCTGCCGGCGCCCTACGGCGCCCGGGTGGTGGAGAGTTCGGGCAAGCTGGTCATGCCGGGGTTCATCGACACCCACAACCACCTGTGGCAGGCGATGTTCCGGGGCGGCTGCACCGACCGGGACCTGTTCGGCTGGTTCCGGGCCTGTACCGACCCCCAGCGCGGCCTCCTGACCCCCGACGCCCTGCACAGCTTCGTCCGCCTCGCCGCCCTCGACGCCGTGCAGTCGGGCGTGACCACGCTGGTCGACTGGGTGGACATCTTCTCGTACGACCTCGTCGAGAGCTACGTGCGGGCCTTGGCCGGCACCGGCCTGCGGTTCACGTACGCCCTGTACCCCCCGGCCCCCGACGGGGCGCTGGCGGCGAAGGTGAAGCGGGAACTGGTCGACCCGGTCCCGCTCGGCTCCTTCCAGATCGCCACCCACGCGTCCCGCGCCGCCCGGGCCGACAACCGCGCCCACTGGGAACTCGCCCAGGACCTGGGGGTCATGCTCAACTCCCACGTCCTGGAACGCCCGGAGATGCGCGCCGACGACCCCGTGGGCGTCCTCGCCGGCATCGGCGCACTGGGTCCCCGGCTGCTGATGAACCACGCGATCCACCTCACGGACGCGGAGATCGCCGCCGTCGCCGAGCACGACGTGCGCCTGGCCCACTGCCCGCTCAGCAACATGCGGCTGGCCTCCGGCATCATGCGGCTGTCGGACCTCGGACGCAGGGGCGTCAAGGTCGGCCTCGGTCTGGACGGCGGCACCAACGACACCTCCGACTTCCACGCGCTCATGAAGACGGCCATCGGCCTGCAACGCGCCCGCTCGACCGAAGCCGGCGTCTTCCCGCAGGTCGAGGACGTGCTGCGGATGGCCACCCTGGGCGGCGCCGAGGTCATCGGCCTCGCGGACCGGGTGGGCTCCCTGACCCCCGGCAAACGGGCCGACCTGCTGGTCATCGACCCGGCGGCGCTGAACTTCGCCCCGCGCTTCGACTGGATCGGCCAGATCGTCTTCAACGGGCGCCCCGAGAACATCGAGGCCGTGTTCGTGGACGGCCGGCCGCTGAAACTCGGCGGGCGGCTGGTCGACGTCGACCCGGCACGGGTGGTCCGCGAGGCCGAGACGGCGGCCGGCCGGCTGCGCTCGGCGGCGTAG
- a CDS encoding MIP/aquaporin family protein, with amino-acid sequence MAERLKRSGLIGELSAEFAGTMILILFGVGVVAQVVAGGALTNPPGGLGNHDSIAWAWGLGVTLGVYVAARLSGAHLNPAVTLALAAFKGFPWKHVAPYALAQTAGAFVAALIVRWNYSEALAKADPTHTIKTQGVFSTLPANGNPNLPVTEWGALRDQVIGTAILLLLILAVTDLLNTAPGANLGPFIVGLIVVGIGMAWGTDAGYAINPARDFGPRLASFLTGYGGAWRDQYGHFYFWVPIIGPLIGGLLGAGLYKFFIGRYLPTAEPEPPGRVPVPDES; translated from the coding sequence ATGGCTGAGCGGCTCAAAAGGTCCGGATTGATCGGCGAGCTCTCGGCAGAGTTCGCGGGGACCATGATCCTCATCCTGTTCGGCGTCGGTGTGGTGGCCCAGGTGGTCGCCGGCGGCGCCCTCACCAATCCGCCGGGCGGCCTCGGGAACCACGACAGCATCGCCTGGGCCTGGGGCCTCGGCGTCACCCTCGGCGTGTACGTCGCCGCCAGGCTGAGCGGCGCGCACCTGAACCCGGCGGTGACGCTCGCGCTGGCGGCGTTCAAGGGGTTCCCGTGGAAGCACGTGGCCCCGTACGCGCTGGCCCAGACGGCCGGCGCCTTCGTGGCCGCCCTCATCGTGCGCTGGAACTACTCCGAGGCGCTGGCGAAGGCGGACCCCACCCACACCATCAAGACGCAGGGCGTGTTCTCCACGCTGCCGGCCAACGGCAACCCCAACCTGCCGGTCACCGAATGGGGGGCGCTGCGCGACCAGGTCATCGGCACCGCCATCCTGCTGCTGCTGATCCTCGCGGTGACCGACCTGCTCAACACGGCCCCCGGCGCCAACCTCGGCCCGTTCATCGTCGGCCTCATCGTGGTGGGGATCGGCATGGCCTGGGGCACCGACGCCGGCTACGCCATCAACCCGGCCCGCGACTTCGGCCCCCGCCTGGCGAGCTTCCTCACCGGGTACGGCGGAGCGTGGCGGGACCAGTACGGGCACTTCTACTTCTGGGTGCCCATCATCGGTCCGCTGATCGGCGGCCTGCTGGGAGCGGGTCTGTACAAGTTCTTCATCGGCCGGTACCTGCCGACCGCCGAGCCGGAGCCCCCCGGGCGCGTGCCGGTCCCGGACGAGAGCTGA